A genomic window from Martelella lutilitoris includes:
- a CDS encoding YrhK family protein has protein sequence MPHMFVNRPRIHDFVADDPDNRKNFRWETINAAAYQLGGLVFIFGSICFFPALSAYVDLGAWTFFFGSLLYLLVTGHDLIEVFIHARERESIATLWDRLEFWAAWTYVAGTLLFVAGSIFFLSSVGWETAGAWCFIIGSVLFVVGAVINVIQIVQADDLVTLQMMNLTAVAFVVGSTLFAVASIPYLWEVSSPADEVRIDGFLAWQYLVGSGLFFIGGLLNYRRAYRIVAQALGKPTLYASHPMKPLAPRRKKPWER, from the coding sequence ATGCCGCATATGTTCGTCAACCGACCGCGTATTCATGATTTTGTCGCTGACGATCCCGACAACAGAAAGAACTTCCGCTGGGAGACCATCAATGCCGCCGCCTATCAACTGGGCGGGCTGGTGTTCATCTTCGGCAGTATCTGTTTCTTCCCGGCGCTTTCCGCCTACGTCGATCTCGGCGCCTGGACCTTCTTTTTCGGTTCGCTGCTCTATCTCCTGGTCACCGGTCACGACCTGATCGAGGTGTTCATTCATGCCCGCGAGCGCGAGAGCATTGCCACGCTTTGGGACCGCCTGGAGTTCTGGGCGGCGTGGACCTATGTCGCCGGCACGCTGCTTTTCGTCGCCGGCAGCATCTTCTTCCTGTCGTCCGTCGGCTGGGAAACGGCCGGCGCCTGGTGTTTCATCATCGGCAGTGTTCTGTTCGTCGTCGGCGCGGTCATCAACGTCATCCAGATCGTCCAGGCCGACGATCTCGTGACGCTTCAGATGATGAACCTGACCGCGGTCGCCTTCGTCGTCGGATCGACACTCTTTGCCGTCGCCTCGATCCCCTATCTCTGGGAGGTTTCGAGCCCTGCCGACGAGGTCAGGATCGACGGTTTTCTCGCCTGGCAGTATCTCGTCGGAAGCGGATTGTTCTTCATCGGCGGCCTGCTCAATTATCGCCGCGCCTACCGCATCGTGGCCCAGGCGCTCGGCAAGCCGACCCTCTACGCCAGCCATCCGATGAAGCCCCTAGCGCCGCGCAGGAAAAAGCCCTGGGAGCGCTAG
- a CDS encoding FMN-binding glutamate synthase family protein produces the protein MVDMLLRCIVPIAAAFFTVVALATGWFWILLFTVPALAVSAYDWFQSSWTITRNYPVLGRIRWMALSLRPFIRAYAVEDDTHGTPYSYAARELIKTRSHGLPDTIPFGTELELYSDPHHWISHSMAPERNPDLSPRIMVGNAQASKPYSASILNISAMSFGALSANAVKAMNIGARDGGFYQDTGEGGLSRHHLEHGGDLVWEIGSGYFGARDKDGRFDPEMFRDKAANDAVKMTEIKVSQGAKPGHGGMLLGSKVTPEIAEVRGVPVYQNCLSPRGHSAFSTPAQMLHFAATMRELSGGKPVGIKFCVGQPHEPFALVKAMLTTGIYPDFIVIDGAEGGTGAAPLELADWVGMPLWDGLVLMRNALVGAGVKKHVRLAASGKVFSGMGLAHNLALGADWCNAARAFMMSVGCIQAQRCHTGTCPTGVTTQDKWRQRALVPEEQGHHAARFHKKTLEALADIVAACGFVHPQDLQPHHIMHRVGSHDSVPLDKLHPFLAEGVLLSDPDSTIYADWWRAASSDSFRPVEDLVRIRANNG, from the coding sequence ATGGTTGACATGCTTTTGCGGTGCATCGTGCCGATCGCGGCCGCTTTCTTCACGGTTGTGGCGCTCGCGACGGGATGGTTCTGGATCCTCTTGTTCACGGTTCCGGCTCTGGCGGTCTCGGCTTATGACTGGTTCCAGTCGTCATGGACAATTACCCGCAACTATCCCGTATTGGGTCGCATCCGCTGGATGGCTCTTTCGCTGCGTCCCTTCATCCGCGCCTATGCGGTTGAGGACGATACCCATGGGACGCCCTATTCCTATGCGGCGCGCGAACTGATCAAGACGCGCTCGCACGGGCTTCCCGATACCATTCCCTTCGGGACGGAACTCGAGCTCTATTCCGATCCGCATCACTGGATTTCCCATTCCATGGCGCCGGAGCGCAATCCGGACCTCTCACCGCGCATCATGGTCGGCAATGCGCAGGCGTCGAAGCCTTATTCGGCCTCGATCCTCAACATCTCGGCGATGAGTTTCGGCGCGCTGTCGGCCAATGCCGTCAAGGCGATGAACATCGGCGCGCGCGACGGCGGCTTTTATCAGGATACCGGCGAGGGCGGTCTGAGCCGTCATCACCTGGAGCATGGCGGCGATCTCGTCTGGGAGATCGGTTCGGGCTATTTCGGCGCGCGCGACAAGGACGGCCGGTTCGATCCGGAAATGTTCCGCGACAAGGCGGCGAACGACGCGGTGAAGATGACCGAGATCAAGGTCAGCCAGGGCGCCAAGCCCGGGCATGGCGGCATGCTTCTGGGCTCCAAAGTGACGCCCGAAATCGCCGAGGTTCGCGGTGTTCCGGTCTATCAGAACTGTCTGTCGCCGCGTGGTCATTCCGCCTTTTCGACGCCGGCGCAGATGCTGCATTTTGCCGCCACAATGCGCGAGCTCTCCGGCGGCAAGCCGGTTGGCATCAAGTTCTGCGTGGGCCAGCCGCACGAGCCCTTCGCGCTGGTCAAGGCGATGCTGACGACCGGCATCTATCCCGACTTCATCGTCATCGACGGCGCGGAGGGCGGCACGGGCGCCGCGCCGCTGGAACTTGCCGACTGGGTCGGCATGCCGCTCTGGGACGGGCTGGTGCTGATGCGCAACGCGCTCGTCGGCGCGGGCGTCAAGAAACATGTGCGGCTTGCCGCCAGCGGCAAGGTGTTCTCCGGCATGGGGCTCGCCCACAACCTCGCCCTTGGCGCGGACTGGTGCAACGCCGCGCGCGCCTTCATGATGTCCGTCGGCTGCATCCAGGCCCAGCGCTGTCACACCGGCACCTGTCCTACCGGCGTGACCACCCAGGACAAGTGGCGCCAGCGCGCGCTCGTGCCGGAGGAACAGGGGCACCACGCCGCCCGGTTCCACAAGAAGACGCTCGAGGCGCTGGCCGATATCGTTGCCGCCTGCGGCTTTGTCCATCCCCAGGATCTTCAGCCGCACCACATCATGCACCGCGTCGGCTCGCATGATTCCGTGCCGCTCGACAAGCTTCATCCTTTCCTCGCCGAAGGCGTGTTGTTGTCGGATCCGGACTCGACGATCTATGCCGACTGGTGGCGCGCGGCAAGTTCCGACAGTTTCCGTCCCGTGGAGGACCTCGTTCGCATCAGGGCGAACAACGGCTGA